The Arcobacter sp. CECT 8986 DNA segment TTTCAATGTTTGCTATGACAACAAAAAGAGATTTTTCATCACTTGGTAAGTTTTTATTTATTGCATTAATTATTATGATTGTTGCAGGTATTTCTAATATCTTTATTCAATCATCAATGTTTCAATTAATTATTGCAAGTGCAGGTGCTTTACTATTTTCTGTATTTATCCTTTTTGATACACAACAAATCATTAGAGGTGGATACGATTCTCCAGTTGAAGCAGCTTTATCACTATATTTAGATTTCTTTAATCTATTTGTATCTTTATTACAAATTTTAGGAATTATGAATAGTGATGATTAATTAGTAACTCCTCTTTTTAGGAGTTACTTCACTAACTACAAATATGAACAGAAATAACTTACGATTAATTGATGCTAATTTAAATAGATTACGAGAAGGTATTAGAGTAGTAGAAGATATCTTTAGATATATCTATGATGATAAAGAGAATGCATCAAGACTTAAACAACTAAGACACAAAGCACGAATTGATTTAAATAATGACTTATTATCATCAAGAGATATTAAAAATGATGTATTAAAAAAGTCTACAAAAAGTGAACAAAATAGAGATAGTCTTTACTCAATATTAGTAGCAAACTTTAAAAGAGCTCAAGAGAGTGCAAGAGTACTTGAAGAGTTTACTAAATTAATTTCAACTAATGATAGTGAAAACTTCAAATATATTAGATATGAACTTTATGATTTAGAAATTGTCTTAACAAAAATAACTTCAAACTCTAAATAGTTAAGAGTATATTCTTTATATAACTTCTTAGCATCTTTGAAAGATAAAGAGCTTCCTCCACTTACACCAGAGTTTTTAATATAATCAAACATCAATTTTTTATCATCAAACTCTAAATTATAATTATAAATTTCAAATTCACAATTAAAACTATGTTCAAACGCTTTTTTTATCTCTATTGATGAAAGTATTGGTGATTTGCTATTTGTGATTTCTTGAATAGTTTTAAAGGTATTAGAAGTAAATAAAACAGCATTTATATTATCAGTACACTCTTTAAGCTTTGATACTAATTTTGTCAAATCTTTTGACCATTGCATTGCAGAAGAAGATAAAACAATATCAAAATGTTTATCTTTTAAAAAATCAAAAAAGTCTTTTGAATCAAAATCAAAACAATTAATTTTAATATTATTTGCTCTTGGATGTAATTGACACATTGAACTTGAGAAATCAATAGCATCATACTCTTTGATATTCCAATTTATATTTTTATAAACTTGTCCTGAACCACATCCTAATTCTAAAATCGTTTCTGGATTGTTTTTTATTTCTCGAACTAATGCTTTTGCAATGATTTGTTGTATTATATTATTGTTGTTATAATCTTTAGCGTGTTTTGTAAATTCATTTTTTACAGACATTTGTTAGAATTATCTCTTTTTAAATAATTTGTTAAATATACTTAAGGATTATTTTAGCTTTTTCTTAATAAGTTTTAGATAAAATATACAGCATTTTTAAAAAAGGACAACAAATATGACCTCTACACTATTAATAGTTCAATTTGTATTAGCTATTATATTAACAATAACAATCTTACTTCAAAAAAGTTCAAGTATTGGACTTGGAGCATACAGTGGAAGTAATGATTCTTTATTTGGGGCTAAAGGACCAGGTAACTTTTTATCTAAAGCTACAATGGCACTTGGACTAATTTTTGTAATTAATACATTAGTTCTTGGGTATATGTATAATCAAGATAAAACAAAAAGTGCTGTAGATACAGTAAAAATCGACACACTAATTCCAAATAAACCAGAACAAAATACACAAAAAACTGCACCAGCTGCACCAACTGCACCTAGTGTTCCACAAACAAAATAATAAAAAGAAGTAGGAAGTATGAGATTTTTACTACTTCTTTTTATCTCTTATTATTACTTAAATGCAAATGCTCACATATTTGTATATCATAGATTTGGGGATATAAAGCATGCAAGTACAAATACAACGTTAAAAGAGCTTGAAAAAGAGTTTAAGTACTTTAAAGATAATGGATACGAAGTAGTAAAATTATCAAAAATAGTAGAAAGAATAAATAGTAAAAAAGAAGTTCCTGATAATTGGGTTGCTTTAACTATTGATGATTCATATAAAAGCTTTTATGAAAATGGTTTACCTATATTTAAAAAATATAATTACCCTTTCTCTTTATATGTTTATGTAAAAGCAACTCAACAAAGATATGGTGATTTTATGTCTTGGAAAGAGATAAAAGAGGCATCAAAATATGGGGAGATTGGATTACACTCTTACTCTCACCCTCACCTTACAAAAATCTCTTTGGATAAAGTTAAACAAGATACGAAAAAATCTCTTGAAATTTTTGAAAAAAATTTAGGATTCAAGCCAAAATCTTATGCTTATCCTTATGGAGAGTATAATCAAAAAGTTCAAGATCTTATAAAGTCTTTTAATTTTGATTATATACTAAATCAAAATACAGGAACTGTAACAAAAAATTCAAATGTTTATGACATTAATAGAATTGCGCTTGTTGGAAAAGTAAATTTAGAACAAAAACTAAAATACAAAACATTAGATGCACAATGGATAGAACCAAAAGAGTATCCTAAGAATGGTATTTTAAAAAAAGTAAAAGCCAAAATCAATCCAAGTATAAAAGAGATAAAACTTTATGTTACAGGATATGGTTGGCAAAATATAAAAGTTAAAAATGGTATAATTGACAAAAAATTAGACCTTCAACTTAAAAAATCAAGAACTAGAGTAATATTAAGTACAGATTACTTTACTATTGCAAATAAAATTATAATTCAAGATAAAAAATAA contains these protein-coding regions:
- a CDS encoding thiamine-phosphate pyrophosphorylase translates to MNRNNLRLIDANLNRLREGIRVVEDIFRYIYDDKENASRLKQLRHKARIDLNNDLLSSRDIKNDVLKKSTKSEQNRDSLYSILVANFKRAQESARVLEEFTKLISTNDSENFKYIRYELYDLEIVLTKITSNSK
- a CDS encoding methyltransferase, with protein sequence MSVKNEFTKHAKDYNNNNIIQQIIAKALVREIKNNPETILELGCGSGQVYKNINWNIKEYDAIDFSSSMCQLHPRANNIKINCFDFDSKDFFDFLKDKHFDIVLSSSAMQWSKDLTKLVSKLKECTDNINAVLFTSNTFKTIQEITNSKSPILSSIEIKKAFEHSFNCEFEIYNYNLEFDDKKLMFDYIKNSGVSGGSSLSFKDAKKLYKEYTLNYLEFEVIFVKTISKS
- the secG gene encoding preprotein translocase subunit SecG — its product is MTSTLLIVQFVLAIILTITILLQKSSSIGLGAYSGSNDSLFGAKGPGNFLSKATMALGLIFVINTLVLGYMYNQDKTKSAVDTVKIDTLIPNKPEQNTQKTAPAAPTAPSVPQTK
- a CDS encoding polysaccharide deacetylase family protein, yielding MRFLLLLFISYYYLNANAHIFVYHRFGDIKHASTNTTLKELEKEFKYFKDNGYEVVKLSKIVERINSKKEVPDNWVALTIDDSYKSFYENGLPIFKKYNYPFSLYVYVKATQQRYGDFMSWKEIKEASKYGEIGLHSYSHPHLTKISLDKVKQDTKKSLEIFEKNLGFKPKSYAYPYGEYNQKVQDLIKSFNFDYILNQNTGTVTKNSNVYDINRIALVGKVNLEQKLKYKTLDAQWIEPKEYPKNGILKKVKAKINPSIKEIKLYVTGYGWQNIKVKNGIIDKKLDLQLKKSRTRVILSTDYFTIANKIIIQDKK